In Pedobacter sp. WC2423, the following are encoded in one genomic region:
- a CDS encoding NAD(P)H-dependent oxidoreductase, which translates to MALIILAHPDFGKSVANKAIIEALQNSNLNTEIRNICNLYPDYKIDVKAEQDALLRHQTIIFQYPIYWYNMPAILKLWFDTVFEYQFAYGSKGDKLKDKTFVPSFTVGAPESEYTTLGSHHFRVLEFCKNLEQTAYYAQMINCF; encoded by the coding sequence ATGGCATTAATCATATTGGCACACCCGGATTTCGGTAAGAGTGTGGCGAACAAAGCTATTATTGAAGCGCTTCAAAACAGCAACTTAAATACCGAAATAAGGAATATTTGCAACCTATACCCTGATTACAAAATTGATGTGAAAGCAGAGCAAGATGCTCTTTTAAGACATCAGACAATTATTTTTCAATATCCAATTTATTGGTATAATATGCCAGCCATATTGAAACTTTGGTTTGACACCGTATTTGAATACCAGTTCGCTTATGGCTCAAAAGGCGACAAATTAAAAGATAAAACGTTCGTACCTAGTTTTACCGTTGGGGCGCCTGAAAGTGAATATACCACATTGGGCAGTCATCATTTCCGGGTATTAGAGTTTTGTAAAAATCTTGAACAAACAGCTTATTATGCACAAATGATTAATTGCTTTTGA
- a CDS encoding LacI family DNA-binding transcriptional regulator yields MSDKPTTIKEIAKLLGISVSTVSRALNDHSSIGLITKMRVKKMAKELNYEPNQRAIQFLQGKSNTIGVILPELAESFFSAAISGIEDIAYQRNYTVLLAQSHDDADREKLLIEKMKMQRVDGLLISVSKTTNTYEHFEAFKKSNIPIVFFDRIPPVKNIHFVASNLESGTFEAVNFLLKKGHRTIGMINGPTNLVASTERKNGYIKAMTSHRLKFDPSLMVSCDLTEAGTIESMDNFLNHKRKPTAIVTFNDYVALFAIRYARSLNIQINKEIDFVSYANLPLINYMDFTPIASVEQFPYKQGKKAADILLDLINKPKSDSDTEPAYYKVVVESELIIGKDK; encoded by the coding sequence ATGTCAGATAAACCAACCACCATAAAAGAGATTGCAAAGCTTCTTGGCATTTCGGTTTCAACCGTGTCCAGAGCTTTAAATGACCATTCCAGCATAGGCTTAATCACTAAAATGCGGGTAAAAAAAATGGCCAAAGAACTTAATTATGAGCCTAATCAGAGAGCTATTCAATTTTTACAGGGTAAATCAAATACGATAGGCGTTATTTTACCAGAACTGGCTGAATCCTTTTTCTCTGCAGCAATCAGTGGAATTGAAGATATCGCTTATCAAAGAAATTATACTGTGCTGCTCGCTCAGTCACATGACGATGCAGACAGAGAGAAACTCCTGATCGAAAAGATGAAGATGCAGCGCGTTGACGGCCTGCTGATTTCAGTTTCTAAAACGACCAATACCTACGAACATTTTGAGGCTTTTAAAAAATCAAATATTCCCATCGTATTTTTCGACCGCATCCCTCCGGTAAAGAATATACATTTTGTAGCCTCTAACCTGGAATCTGGTACTTTTGAAGCCGTGAACTTTTTATTGAAGAAAGGTCACCGTACAATCGGTATGATTAACGGCCCTACTAACCTGGTAGCCAGCACAGAAAGAAAAAATGGGTATATCAAGGCAATGACTTCTCACCGGTTAAAATTTGATCCTTCTTTAATGGTCAGTTGCGATTTGACAGAGGCAGGAACGATTGAGTCTATGGATAACTTCCTGAATCATAAACGCAAGCCGACAGCAATTGTGACTTTCAATGATTATGTAGCTTTATTCGCGATCCGCTATGCACGTTCTTTAAACATACAGATCAATAAAGAGATCGACTTTGTAAGTTATGCAAATCTGCCACTGATCAATTATATGGACTTCACTCCGATTGCTTCTGTAGAGCAGTTTCCTTATAAACAGGGAAAAAAAGCCGCCGACATTTTACTGGATCTGATTAACAAACCAAAAAGTGATTCTGATACAGAACCTGCTTACTATAAAGTAGTTGTAGAGTCAGAGCTGATCATTGGCAAGGATAAATAA
- a CDS encoding efflux RND transporter permease subunit, with translation MKKKENMIEWAMRYHVLPLTVAAVLFLLGILALFNMPRNEFPDFTIRQGVIVGFYPGASSNQVEEQMTKKVEEYLFSNNEVDKTKTYSYSRDGMMYIFVEVSDKVNGPEAKAFWNKIKNGMLLLQAQLPKEVKGFYVNSDFGSTSALLLAVESPTRPYKELQRNVEDIEAELRRVKDVAKISHTGNLNEQIGIYVDNNKLLQNGVTAANIKNVLQNEGAISAAGTEDGKVIDRPIHLTSFYKTETDLAEQIIKRDDQGNPVRLRDLATIRREYGDPDSYVTSNGTKSIIISLEMVTGKNIVHFGKELEERLAKVSAHLPPDIKLVKLANQPEVVDESITHFMKEFAFALIGVVVVALLLLPLRVAAVAAATIPITIAATLAIMYLAGIELDTVTLAALIVVLGIVVDDPIVVIDNHVEKLDHGMSVWDAAKSSAQELFPSVFTATLAISATFFPLMFFMTGVAKDFISVFPVTIIIALTLSLVISMLLVPFFNTLFIKKGLHNENKKQEHKSMLDRLQLFFNKHIGNSVKHYKLTVLFGVLSVVFGVIIMGILPQQLFPKVERNQFAVEIYLPSGYSLDQTDSVVKNMERIMHKDKRVINYTSFIGNSSPRFHMVYAPNLAAKNYAQILVNTASEGATEEVIKDYQQKYSDAFPSAYVRMKQLNMVSSPAPIEVRISGNHINDLKAVGEKVIALGKRHKKVIWARTDYDQMEEGIKLNVKSQELARLGLTKSDVANTVAMHTEGVDATQLWEGNYQVDVKIKTPKTSRMNVSSLLDLNIPSQQTKTVVPLRQVADIAPEWNDGQVVRRNSIRTLTVRMDIIPDAVANNVLTELQPDIDKIKLPQDVEISYGGELELQNENMGPMGISLLMSVILIFLILLWHFKHLKHAVLSITTMPLSLLGASFGLLVTGYPFGFTSFLGLLALCGIVVRNGIILIDHAEELRIHEGKTVLQAGILSAERRMRPIFLTSTAAAVGVTPMIISRSSLWGPLGTVICFGLMVSMVLTLFVLPTLYWLFFRKEDEKVKETEEQTA, from the coding sequence ATGAAAAAGAAAGAAAACATGATCGAGTGGGCAATGCGCTACCATGTGCTGCCCCTTACTGTAGCTGCTGTGCTGTTTTTATTGGGTATTCTTGCCCTTTTCAATATGCCCCGCAATGAATTTCCCGATTTTACGATCAGGCAGGGTGTCATTGTAGGGTTTTACCCGGGCGCGTCATCCAACCAGGTAGAAGAACAAATGACCAAGAAAGTTGAAGAATACCTGTTTAGCAATAACGAGGTGGATAAAACTAAAACCTACTCCTACTCTCGCGATGGCATGATGTATATCTTTGTTGAAGTATCTGATAAAGTGAACGGCCCTGAGGCCAAAGCCTTTTGGAATAAGATTAAGAATGGCATGCTCCTTTTACAGGCCCAGTTGCCAAAAGAGGTTAAAGGTTTTTATGTGAACAGCGATTTTGGTTCAACCTCTGCTTTACTGCTGGCGGTAGAATCACCTACCCGGCCTTATAAAGAATTACAGCGGAACGTAGAAGACATTGAAGCTGAATTACGCCGGGTTAAAGACGTGGCTAAAATATCCCATACAGGTAACCTGAACGAGCAGATCGGTATCTATGTTGATAACAACAAGTTGCTTCAAAATGGGGTTACGGCAGCTAACATTAAAAATGTATTGCAAAATGAGGGCGCCATCAGTGCTGCGGGCACCGAAGACGGAAAAGTAATTGACCGGCCAATACACCTGACCAGTTTTTATAAGACAGAAACAGATCTTGCAGAACAGATTATCAAACGTGATGATCAAGGTAACCCGGTCAGGCTTCGTGATTTAGCGACCATCCGTCGGGAATATGGCGATCCTGACAGTTATGTAACGTCAAATGGCACCAAAAGCATCATTATCTCACTGGAAATGGTGACTGGTAAAAATATCGTGCATTTTGGCAAGGAGCTGGAGGAACGGCTGGCCAAAGTGAGTGCGCATTTACCACCGGATATCAAACTGGTCAAACTAGCCAATCAGCCGGAAGTGGTTGATGAATCCATTACCCACTTTATGAAGGAGTTCGCTTTTGCCCTGATCGGTGTAGTGGTCGTGGCCTTATTGTTATTACCACTGCGGGTAGCAGCAGTAGCAGCGGCAACTATTCCGATTACGATCGCGGCGACACTGGCCATCATGTACCTGGCGGGCATAGAACTGGACACGGTAACCCTGGCGGCACTCATTGTAGTACTGGGGATCGTTGTCGATGATCCTATTGTCGTCATTGATAACCATGTAGAAAAACTGGATCATGGGATGTCTGTTTGGGATGCCGCCAAAAGCAGTGCACAGGAACTATTCCCATCTGTATTTACGGCAACGCTGGCCATTTCGGCTACTTTCTTCCCGCTGATGTTTTTTATGACGGGAGTAGCCAAAGATTTTATCAGTGTTTTCCCGGTAACCATCATCATTGCATTAACCTTGTCCCTGGTCATATCGATGTTATTGGTGCCATTCTTCAATACGCTTTTTATCAAAAAGGGACTGCATAACGAAAATAAGAAGCAAGAGCATAAATCAATGCTCGACAGGCTACAGTTATTTTTCAATAAACATATCGGAAATTCGGTGAAGCATTATAAGCTTACCGTATTATTCGGCGTGCTGTCCGTTGTATTTGGTGTCATCATTATGGGGATACTCCCCCAGCAATTATTCCCTAAAGTGGAACGTAATCAGTTTGCTGTGGAGATATACCTGCCCAGTGGTTACAGCCTTGACCAAACGGACAGTGTAGTTAAAAATATGGAACGTATCATGCACAAGGATAAGCGGGTGATCAATTACACCAGTTTTATCGGCAACAGCTCGCCGCGCTTTCACATGGTTTACGCGCCTAACCTCGCCGCTAAAAACTATGCGCAGATATTGGTCAATACGGCCTCTGAAGGTGCCACGGAAGAAGTGATCAAAGATTACCAGCAAAAATACAGCGATGCGTTCCCATCTGCTTATGTACGGATGAAACAACTGAACATGGTCAGTTCACCTGCGCCAATAGAGGTTCGTATATCGGGTAACCATATTAACGATCTTAAGGCGGTAGGTGAAAAGGTGATCGCCCTGGGTAAAAGGCATAAAAAAGTGATCTGGGCCAGGACTGATTATGATCAAATGGAAGAAGGGATTAAACTCAATGTGAAAAGCCAGGAACTGGCGCGCCTTGGCTTAACCAAAAGCGATGTAGCCAACACCGTGGCCATGCATACCGAGGGCGTTGATGCTACGCAGCTTTGGGAAGGTAACTATCAGGTTGATGTGAAAATTAAAACACCCAAAACATCCAGAATGAATGTGTCCAGCCTGCTGGACCTCAATATTCCTTCCCAGCAAACGAAAACGGTGGTACCACTCAGACAGGTGGCCGATATAGCGCCAGAATGGAATGACGGACAAGTGGTGAGACGGAACAGCATCCGCACGCTTACTGTGCGCATGGACATCATCCCCGATGCCGTTGCCAACAATGTGCTGACTGAATTACAGCCGGATATCGACAAAATTAAATTGCCACAGGATGTTGAAATCTCTTATGGCGGTGAACTGGAACTGCAAAATGAAAACATGGGCCCTATGGGAATTTCATTACTCATGAGCGTCATCCTGATCTTTTTGATATTGCTCTGGCATTTCAAGCACCTCAAACATGCAGTGCTCAGTATTACTACCATGCCGCTCAGCCTGCTTGGTGCATCATTCGGATTGCTGGTAACTGGCTATCCATTCGGGTTTACCTCCTTTCTGGGACTATTGGCCTTGTGCGGTATTGTGGTACGTAATGGTATTATCCTGATCGATCATGCCGAGGAACTGAGGATCCATGAAGGAAAAACGGTATTGCAGGCCGGCATTTTGTCTGCAGAACGCCGTATGCGGCCTATATTCCTAACTTCTACGGCCGCAGCCGTGGGCGTTACGCCTATGATCATCAGCCGCTCCTCCTTATGGGGGCCTTTAGGCACAGTAATCTGCTTTGGGCTAATGGTATCCATGGTACTAACCCTTTTTGTTTTACCAACACTGTACTGGCTTTTCTTCCGTAAAGAAGATGAAAAGGTCAAAGAAACAGAAGAGCAAACCGCTTAA
- a CDS encoding efflux RND transporter periplasmic adaptor subunit, with translation MRPILSILTAAGATLLFTGCSGHKESSKIPDTINVKTINLSRQQGGSSDQIIYSGTLQADKMIDLSFQVSGTINSFPVKAGDYVKQGQLVATVDETTYRNQYNAQLAQVKLAEENYKRILSVFQKGSIAEIKMLEAKSNLDQAASAARATYQNIAHTRLYAPQNGYASDKKTEAGATASPGVPVLQLLDTRSVNVLVAVPENEINRYQPGDPASVTIDALANTPIEGRITEVGVLALNNSANYTVKVKLANPGQALKPGMLCKVVFSTSKSKSLSAKAAEQQLVIPAQAVQVDEHGRSYVYTVNPQHKAQRKQVQTGALYNNGLAITGGLSGNEQLITSGYQKLADQSPVKIIQ, from the coding sequence ATGAGACCTATATTATCAATTCTTACAGCAGCTGGAGCAACGCTACTTTTCACCGGATGTTCCGGGCATAAAGAGTCCAGCAAAATACCTGACACGATTAATGTTAAAACGATTAATTTAAGCAGGCAACAGGGAGGATCTTCCGATCAGATTATTTATAGCGGAACTTTGCAAGCCGACAAAATGATCGATTTAAGTTTTCAGGTTTCCGGTACCATTAATTCATTTCCGGTAAAAGCCGGGGATTATGTAAAACAAGGTCAGTTAGTAGCCACCGTAGATGAAACAACTTACCGTAATCAATATAACGCACAATTAGCTCAGGTTAAACTGGCTGAAGAAAACTACAAACGTATTCTTTCTGTATTTCAGAAAGGCAGCATAGCAGAAATTAAAATGCTGGAGGCCAAATCAAATCTTGACCAGGCGGCATCTGCTGCACGGGCGACTTATCAAAATATTGCCCACACCAGGTTATATGCACCTCAGAACGGATATGCCAGCGACAAAAAAACAGAAGCCGGGGCAACAGCCAGTCCAGGAGTACCTGTGCTGCAGTTACTGGATACCCGTTCAGTCAATGTTTTAGTAGCTGTTCCTGAGAATGAAATTAATCGTTATCAGCCAGGTGATCCTGCTTCCGTCACTATCGACGCTCTGGCGAACACACCTATAGAAGGGCGTATTACTGAAGTGGGTGTACTGGCACTTAACAACAGTGCCAACTATACAGTTAAAGTAAAATTAGCCAATCCCGGTCAGGCGCTAAAGCCAGGTATGCTTTGCAAGGTCGTATTCAGTACTTCGAAATCCAAATCATTATCCGCTAAAGCAGCTGAACAGCAACTGGTCATCCCTGCCCAGGCCGTACAAGTGGATGAACATGGCCGTAGTTATGTATATACCGTTAACCCACAACACAAGGCGCAACGGAAACAGGTTCAAACCGGGGCACTCTATAATAACGGTTTGGCGATCACCGGCGGTTTAAGTGGTAATGAACAGCTGATTACTTCCGGTTACCAAAAGCTGGCAGATCAGTCTCCAGTTAAAATTATCCAATAA
- a CDS encoding TolC family protein codes for MKILFLSIISMGLAYTANAQHIVSLEQSRQAALAYSTAIKNGQLKVSSADFGLAAAKSSYLPSVSGTGLGLYGFKDFVPAIPGLLNKGINNLYLIGVTAIQPIYAGGKIETGYKLAALQQETSKIMARQSVDSVLLLTTQKYWNVVNLQEQEKTLAANEVLLNNVLKMQKDMLASGLIARNDLLKVKVQLSQLLVNRSKLQNGRRLALFDFSIYTGMPYDSLMVMQDTLDKGNEPLLPGGTPDTTLSGIANYQLLLKQVQGEGLQTKLSKADYLPSLSVGMSASQAGSFNKTIGSTFVPAALATLSVPISDGLWGRTKQKMKQRKISEQIAQNNLRDGSDQLQVGILKSWYDMKDELTQIRYAKENLLQATENLKVSQDNYKAGLSTATDVLDAQAFYQQAAVTLNTAYSDFQVKKAAYAYATGKINSK; via the coding sequence ATGAAAATCCTATTTTTATCCATCATATCCATGGGCCTGGCTTATACCGCCAATGCCCAGCATATAGTGTCACTTGAGCAAAGCAGGCAAGCCGCTTTAGCGTACAGTACCGCTATCAAAAACGGGCAGCTCAAAGTAAGCTCGGCAGACTTTGGACTGGCTGCTGCCAAATCTTCCTACCTGCCATCTGTCAGTGGTACTGGCCTGGGCTTATATGGCTTCAAAGATTTTGTACCGGCTATTCCGGGCCTGTTGAATAAAGGCATCAATAATCTCTACCTGATTGGTGTAACTGCCATCCAGCCCATTTACGCAGGTGGTAAAATTGAAACGGGTTATAAGCTGGCTGCTTTACAACAGGAAACGAGTAAGATAATGGCCAGGCAATCGGTTGATTCGGTATTACTGCTCACTACGCAAAAATACTGGAACGTGGTCAACTTGCAGGAGCAGGAAAAAACGCTGGCAGCTAATGAAGTGCTGCTGAATAATGTGCTGAAAATGCAAAAGGATATGCTGGCTTCCGGATTGATTGCCCGCAATGACCTGCTGAAAGTAAAAGTTCAGCTCAGTCAGCTGCTTGTTAACCGGAGCAAACTGCAAAACGGGCGGAGACTGGCCTTATTTGATTTTTCCATATACACCGGCATGCCATATGACTCATTGATGGTGATGCAGGACACGCTTGACAAGGGAAATGAACCTTTGCTTCCTGGTGGAACACCGGATACAACACTTTCAGGAATAGCCAATTACCAGTTGCTCCTCAAACAGGTACAGGGTGAAGGCCTGCAAACCAAATTAAGTAAAGCAGATTATTTGCCGAGTTTATCTGTCGGGATGAGTGCTTCGCAGGCAGGCTCATTCAATAAGACGATAGGCAGTACGTTTGTACCGGCAGCCCTGGCTACCCTGAGTGTTCCTATTTCGGACGGCTTATGGGGCCGTACTAAACAAAAGATGAAACAAAGAAAGATCAGCGAACAAATTGCTCAAAACAATTTAAGGGATGGGAGCGATCAGCTACAGGTAGGTATCCTGAAGTCCTGGTATGATATGAAAGATGAACTCACGCAAATCCGGTACGCTAAAGAAAACCTGTTACAGGCGACTGAAAACCTGAAAGTAAGTCAGGACAACTATAAAGCGGGATTGAGTACAGCAACTGATGTTTTGGATGCTCAGGCCTTTTACCAACAGGCTGCAGTAACACTAAATACCGCTTATTCAGATTTTCAAGTGAAAAAAGCTGCGTATGCATATGCGACCGGTAAGATTAATAGTAAATAG
- a CDS encoding cysteine hydrolase family protein, translating to MKQEKQNTALLVMDMQAGILSSYPDAAQLTSNVAKAIASARKNNIKVIYVVVGFRPGAPERKASKDGSNPFAQIDMEAFMKIDPALKLLPDDLIVTKRRFSAFTGSDLEVILRSQDIKHLVLTGYATSGVLLSTYCEAADKDYQLTILSDCCGNADEEVQEVLINKVFPRMATLASVATWSI from the coding sequence ATGAAACAAGAAAAACAAAACACCGCACTTTTAGTAATGGATATGCAAGCTGGCATCCTTAGCTCTTATCCGGATGCAGCCCAGCTTACTTCCAATGTGGCTAAAGCCATTGCATCAGCCCGGAAAAATAATATCAAGGTAATTTATGTGGTCGTAGGATTCCGGCCAGGTGCACCTGAAAGAAAAGCCAGTAAAGATGGCAGTAACCCGTTTGCCCAAATAGATATGGAGGCCTTTATGAAAATTGACCCGGCTTTGAAACTGCTTCCTGATGATTTAATTGTTACCAAGCGAAGATTTAGTGCATTTACGGGAAGCGATCTGGAAGTTATATTGAGGTCACAGGACATAAAGCATCTGGTGCTCACCGGTTACGCTACGAGCGGCGTATTGCTTTCTACGTATTGTGAAGCTGCAGATAAAGATTATCAGCTAACTATCTTATCAGACTGCTGTGGTAATGCAGACGAAGAGGTGCAAGAAGTACTCATCAACAAAGTTTTTCCGCGTATGGCAACGCTAGCTTCTGTGGCCACCTGGAGTATCTAG
- a CDS encoding winged helix-turn-helix transcriptional regulator — protein MDLIGGKWKAVILYHLKDDEKRYNELRKEMPAITEMTLSLQLKQLEQDSLVSRKVYGEKPPIKVVYSLTDFGKTLLPVLEAITNWGNHTAEQEGEILNGLTKMR, from the coding sequence ATGGATTTGATTGGCGGGAAATGGAAAGCAGTTATTCTTTACCACTTGAAAGACGATGAAAAAAGATATAACGAACTCCGCAAGGAGATGCCTGCAATTACCGAAATGACTTTGAGTTTACAACTAAAGCAACTAGAGCAAGATAGCTTGGTGTCACGGAAAGTTTATGGTGAAAAACCTCCTATAAAAGTTGTGTATAGTCTCACAGATTTTGGTAAAACGTTATTACCTGTTTTGGAGGCAATTACAAATTGGGGAAATCATACTGCAGAACAGGAAGGAGAAATCCTGAATGGGCTTACAAAAATGAGATAG
- a CDS encoding phosphotransferase enzyme family protein: MLDQILPLYGMETAGNNVQLFGDGLINRTWKITTPTNGYILQQVNQSVFKKPHDIDRNIVALKSYLSKTHPEYLFVSALPGLSGDSLMETPEGYFRLFPFVENSHSLNVLNKKEEAYEGAKQFGRFSRLLNDFDVKKLHITLPDFHNLTLRFDQFTAAVTQASGQRKEKSEDLISFLKKHADIVTTYKKIVDDKEIPQRVIHHDTKINNVLFDQENKGICVIDLDTVMPGYFISDVGDMMRTYLSSANEEETDLTKINVRKDFFKAIYDGYMEEMGDVLTATEKSYFTYAGKFLIYMQAIRFLTDYLQNDIYYGEKYEGHNLERAKNQVTLLERYLELEPELEEIKGL; the protein is encoded by the coding sequence ATGCTTGATCAAATTTTACCGTTGTACGGAATGGAGACTGCTGGAAATAACGTACAATTATTTGGAGATGGCCTGATCAATCGTACCTGGAAAATAACCACACCAACCAACGGATATATATTACAGCAGGTTAATCAATCTGTCTTTAAAAAGCCTCACGATATAGACCGGAATATAGTTGCACTGAAGTCTTATTTAAGTAAAACACATCCTGAATATCTTTTTGTTTCTGCACTTCCCGGGTTATCCGGTGATTCGTTAATGGAAACACCAGAAGGATATTTCAGGTTATTTCCTTTTGTAGAGAATTCTCATTCGCTGAATGTATTGAATAAAAAAGAAGAAGCTTATGAAGGCGCAAAGCAATTCGGAAGGTTCTCCAGGTTACTGAATGATTTTGACGTCAAAAAATTGCACATTACCCTGCCTGATTTCCATAACCTGACCTTACGTTTCGATCAGTTTACTGCTGCAGTAACACAGGCTTCTGGTCAGCGGAAAGAAAAGTCTGAAGACTTAATTTCTTTCCTCAAGAAACATGCGGATATTGTGACTACTTATAAAAAGATAGTAGATGACAAAGAGATCCCGCAGCGGGTGATTCATCATGATACCAAAATTAATAATGTTCTTTTTGACCAGGAAAATAAAGGGATTTGCGTCATCGATCTGGATACGGTAATGCCGGGCTACTTCATAAGTGATGTGGGTGATATGATGAGAACTTATTTATCTTCTGCGAATGAAGAAGAAACAGATCTGACTAAAATCAATGTCAGGAAAGATTTCTTTAAAGCCATATATGATGGGTATATGGAAGAGATGGGCGATGTATTAACTGCAACAGAGAAAAGCTATTTCACTTATGCCGGAAAGTTTTTGATCTATATGCAGGCTATCCGCTTCCTGACAGATTACCTTCAAAATGATATTTATTATGGGGAGAAGTATGAAGGCCATAATCTGGAACGGGCTAAAAATCAGGTCACTTTATTGGAAAGATACTTGGAACTGGAACCTGAGCTGGAAGAAATTAAAGGATTGTAA
- a CDS encoding MFS transporter codes for MKIQTAKKPSAFLTNTFSAFRSHNFRLYFAGRLVSQIGTWMQRTSVSWLIFTMTHSSLMLGVSAFASQFPSFFFSLFGGVLSDRYSKKRILLITQTASMVQAVLLVFLVLNKQYNVWGILILSSLLGIINAFDSPARQSMINDIIDSKDDLPNALALSSSINDFSRLIGPAIAGLVLLKFGASFCFLLNAISFAAVLLSIIMIRWPAYLPATAKKKMSADLLEGFRYLRKTPDISLSILMLALVSLLVLPYNTLLPIFAKVVYKGDAATFGYLNSFIGLGAITGLMFLASLKPGTNLKKVLLFNTVVMGICMILFSLSNSFILAILFATIGSFGMTSQTTISNTIVQGQASSEMRGRVVSIFLMAYFGMLPLGSMLVGVIAQKIGAQHTVFYQVSSH; via the coding sequence ATGAAAATTCAGACGGCCAAAAAACCTTCAGCATTCCTTACAAATACTTTTAGTGCATTCCGAAGCCATAATTTCCGTTTATATTTTGCAGGCAGGTTAGTTTCACAGATAGGAACCTGGATGCAACGAACTTCGGTAAGCTGGCTAATTTTTACGATGACCCATTCCAGCCTGATGCTGGGCGTCTCGGCTTTTGCCTCGCAATTCCCATCTTTCTTTTTTTCTTTGTTCGGAGGGGTGCTTTCCGATAGGTACAGCAAGAAGAGGATTTTACTGATCACGCAGACAGCCTCTATGGTACAGGCAGTTTTATTGGTGTTTTTAGTCCTTAACAAGCAATATAACGTATGGGGGATTCTTATCTTGAGCTCGTTATTGGGCATTATCAATGCCTTTGATTCGCCCGCCAGGCAATCCATGATCAATGATATTATTGATTCGAAAGATGATCTTCCAAATGCATTAGCACTCAGCTCCTCTATTAATGATTTTTCAAGGCTTATCGGGCCGGCTATAGCAGGCTTAGTGTTGTTGAAATTTGGAGCCAGTTTTTGTTTCCTGTTAAATGCTATAAGTTTCGCTGCTGTGCTGCTCTCCATAATAATGATCAGGTGGCCGGCTTACCTTCCTGCAACTGCAAAAAAGAAAATGAGTGCTGATCTGCTGGAAGGTTTTCGCTATCTGCGAAAGACTCCTGACATCAGCTTGTCTATATTAATGCTTGCGCTTGTGAGTTTGCTGGTATTACCTTATAATACTTTGCTGCCCATATTTGCCAAAGTGGTTTACAAAGGAGATGCTGCAACGTTTGGCTATTTAAACAGCTTCATTGGTTTAGGGGCTATTACCGGGCTGATGTTCCTTGCCTCATTAAAGCCGGGAACCAACCTTAAAAAGGTCCTGCTTTTTAATACAGTTGTCATGGGTATCTGCATGATACTTTTTTCTTTGTCGAATAGTTTTATACTGGCCATACTCTTCGCGACTATTGGCTCGTTTGGTATGACTTCCCAGACGACAATCAGCAATACCATAGTCCAGGGACAAGCCAGTAGTGAAATGCGGGGAAGGGTGGTTAGCATTTTTCTGATGGCCTACTTCGGGATGCTGCCGTTAGGGAGTATGCTGGTTGGCGTAATTGCACAAAAGATCGGCGCGCAACATACCGTTTTTTACCAGGTGTCCTCGCATTAG
- a CDS encoding TetR/AcrR family transcriptional regulator has protein sequence MKLTKEEQIKEEIINAAIGVFESYGFTRVSMQDISKAGKKGRTTLYYYFGNKTEVFDAVVEKLCLQIFDTCLAVIDPNASMSTNLEKFYTKKLQEIKSLTKKYHLVLEDLKQQPELAAAKTRVLLEEEGSVIYKMIRWAIEKEEIAELNEADSRFLAETIVTAFKSFEQEIILFNRFPDMEAKLSWISQIFCKGLK, from the coding sequence ATGAAGTTAACTAAAGAAGAACAGATCAAGGAAGAAATTATCAATGCCGCCATCGGTGTTTTTGAAAGCTATGGCTTTACCCGGGTCTCTATGCAGGATATTTCGAAAGCTGGTAAAAAAGGACGCACCACTTTGTATTATTATTTCGGTAATAAAACAGAAGTTTTTGATGCGGTAGTAGAAAAACTATGCCTGCAGATATTTGATACCTGCCTGGCGGTAATTGATCCAAATGCGTCAATGTCTACCAATTTGGAAAAATTTTACACTAAAAAATTACAGGAGATTAAATCTCTTACCAAAAAATATCATTTGGTGTTAGAAGATTTAAAACAACAACCAGAGCTTGCCGCCGCTAAAACCAGGGTTTTGTTGGAGGAAGAAGGCAGTGTAATCTATAAAATGATCAGGTGGGCAATTGAGAAGGAAGAAATTGCCGAACTCAATGAGGCTGATAGCCGTTTTCTTGCCGAAACAATTGTAACTGCGTTCAAAAGCTTTGAGCAGGAAATTATCTTGTTCAACCGGTTTCCCGATATGGAAGCTAAACTGTCCTGGATTTCACAGATTTTTTGCAAGGGACTGAAATAA